The genomic interval TCTACGGGTGGCGCGGCGCGAGCGCGGGCAACCTCGGCGGGTTCGCGGCCGCGTTCTCGTCCTCCGGAGAGGCCGTGTCGTTCTCCCTCATGACCAGCTGGCGCAACAGCGCCCGCGTCCTCGATGCCGCCGGAGCGGTCCTGGCGCCGTTGGCGGCATCGGCGCCGGTCGCCGTCGAGCCCTTGCGGGCGCGACCGGGCGCGCCCGCCGGCGAGGTCGAGATCGGCTTCGAGTCCGACATCGACGCCGAGGCCGACCGTGTGGCGGAATGGTTCGCCGCCACGCGCGCCGCCCGGGCACAGGCCGGACGGAAGACCACCGGTGCGGTGCTCTTCCGCAGCAAGAAGCACATGGTCCGCTTCGCCGACGCGCTCGGGCGTCGCCGCATCCCGCATCGCATCCTGGGGCTCGGCGGGCTGCTGTCCACACCCGAGGTGGTCGATGTCGTCTCCGCCCTCCGGGTGATCAGCGATCCCCGCGCCGGCTCCGCGCTCATCCGGCTGCTCGCCGGTCCTCGCTGGGCGATCGGGCTCGCGGACCTCCGGGCGCTGGCGGAGCTCGCACGGCGCATCTCGCGGCACGACAGCGCCCTGCAGCCGCTCGCCCCCGAGGTCGTCGAGCGGATGCGCACGTCGGCCGGCGACGAGCAGGGGTCGCTCATCGACGCGCTCGACTTCTTCACCCGGCATCCGCTCGACCACGGCTGGCTCACCGGGTTCACCCCCGCCGCCCGCGAACGCCTGCGCGACGCCGCCGCCGTGTTCGCCGGGCTGCGGCGGCAGGCGACCCTGCCGATCCCCGAGCTCGTGCGCACGATCGAGCTCGAACTGCGGCTCGATATCGAGCTCGCCGCGAACGAGGCGCGCGGGCCGGCACGCACCGCCGGCGATCAGCTGCGTGCGTTCGTGGACGAGCTGCACGGCTTCCTCGCGACCGACGAGCACGGATCGCTGCCGAGCCTGTTGGCGTGGCTCGACCACGCCGAGCGACTCGACGAGTTCGCGCCGCGCACCGAGCCTCCCGAGGACGACGTCGTCCAGCTCCTCACGATCCACGGCTCGAAGGGCCTGGAGTGGGACGCCGTCGCGGTCGTGCGCTTCGTGGCGGACGAACTGCCGACGCGGGCGAAGGACACGCAGGGCTGGCTGGGATTCGGCGTGCTGCCGTACGAGTTCCGCGGCGACGCCCCCTGGCTCCCGGCGCTGCGGTGGCGCGCGGCGGACGCGCCGACCCAGCAGGACCTGAAAGACGCCCTCGCCGAGTTCGTCGCGGCGGGACGCGCCCGGCAGATCGAGGAGGAACGGCGCCTCGCCTATGTCGCGGTCACGCGGGCGCGCGATCACCTGCTGCTCACCGGCTCCAGCTGGTCGGGCACGAAGTCCTCCCGAGCCCCGAGCCCGTTCCTGCGTGAGATCGCCGACGCACTGGAGATCACGCTGGCGGAGCCCGACGACACCGGCGAGAACCCGTACGAGGGGCAGCGCCGCCTGCTGCAGTGGCCGCTCGACCCGCTCGGCAGCCGGCGAGCGATCGTGGAACAGGCGGCGAAGCGCGCCCGTGAGGCAGCGGCCGATCCGCCGGAGCCGACTCCGGAGCTGGCGCTGCTCCTGGCTGAACGCGCCGCACGGGAGAATCCGCCGGCGCCCGACGCGCCGGTGCGCATCCCGGCGTCCCGGTTCAAGGATTACCTGGGCGCCGCGCCCGCGCTGCAGCGGCCGCTGCCGGAGCGGCCGTATCGCCAGACCCGGCTCGGCACCCTGTTCCACGCGTGGGTCGAGCAGCGCGCGGGCGTCGTCGCGGCCGGGGCGACGCTGGACGACGCGCTGTGGGACGACGCCGCCGCGGAGGATGCCGGCAGCGGTGCGGCACCCGAGGCGAGCGAGCTCGCGCAGTTGCAGGAACGCTTCCTCGCGTCGGAGTGGGCACACCTGCAGCCGATCGAGGTCGAGACCGAGATCGATGTCGCGATGCCCGACGCGCTCGGCGACGGCCGCCCTCACGTCATCATCTGCAAGCTCGACGCGGTCTACCGCCGCGGCGACCGCATCGAGATCGTCGACTGGAAGACGGGGCGCGCGCCGCGCACGGCGGCCGAGCGCGATGAGCGGATGCTGCAGCTGCAGCTGTACCGGCAGGCCTACCACGCCAAGCACGGCGTGCCCGTGGACCAGATCGACGTCGTGCTGTTCTACGTCGCCGACGGGCTCATCCTGCGCGGCTGAGGCAGCGCCGGGTCAGGCGTCGCCCCCTCCTGCCGGGCGGCGTCGGGTCAAGCGGTGCCGGTCCAGCGGCGGAGCGCGTTCTGCGCGGCGGTGTCGCGGTCGATCTCGTCCGCCGAGTACGCCGAGACGTCGGCGGATGCCGCGTCGCGCTCGTCGGCGCCGGTCGGCGCGGAGGCCACCGGGGTGCCCTCCCGCGGCGCCGGCGTCGTCGGGTGCGCCGGCGAGAAGTCCGACAGCTCGATCGGGACGGTCTCGATCTGCCCGGACTGCTCCTCCCCGGCCTCCTCCGCGAGGAAGGCGGCGAGGGTATCGGCGTCGAAGCTGTCGGTCTGCATGGAGGTGTCGATGGCGTCACCCGAGCCGGCGGGGACCCGCTCGGTCGCCGCGATCGCGTCGTCGGCGGTGACCTCGTCGCGCGCGCGGACGGGTTCGTCGCGGACGCTCTCGTCGAGCGATTCGAGCAGGGCCACGGCATCCGTCACGACGGTCTCGTCGCCGGTGGCGTGGCCGTGGACGAGCCACTTCGCGAACTCCAGTTCGGCGTGCAGGCGCGCACGCTCGGCGACGAGCGCGTCGGGGGCGCGATGCGAGCGGTGTCCGTACTCGTCGAGCACGTCGGCCTGCGCGGCCGGCGCCGACGCCGTCCAGCGGAGGTCCACCGCGGGGTCGCCGACGCCCAGGCCGCCCCAGCTCAGCAGGCCGGTCACGACGGGCACCCCGTCGGCGTCGTCCTCGAAGACGAAGGATGCCGGGTCGACGCCGCCCAGCACGACGGTGGTCTCGAACCGCCACAGCGGGTCCGAGCCGAGCGCGGTGCTCCAGCGGCGTAGCAGGCCGAAGGGAAGCAGGCCCGTCGCCTCCGCGCGGTCCAGCAGACGCTCCGCCTCGTCGCGCACCTGCGCGGCGGTCTGCATCGGCAGGCCGGCGTCGCGGATCACCGTCACCGGCAGATCGTGGACCGCGGCGATCGCGGCGCCGAGCGCCGTGGCGACGCCGCGGCCGGAGGGCACGTGCGCCGCGTCGACGCGATACCCCGGCAGGAGGGTCTGGACGAGGGTGTGACGTCCGTCGACGGTCGTCTGACCCAGCACGTCGGGTGCGCCGAAGGGCAGCACGCCGCGGACGCCCGCCGTCAGCGAGGCCAGCGCGCGGGCCTCACCGCGCAGGTCGGCGTCGGCGCGGTCGTCCACCGGCACCCGCACGACGACGCGCCGGCCGTCGTCGAGATCGGCGATGGCGCTGTCGTAGCGTCCGGAGGCGCCCTCGGTGAGCGGGCCCACACCCACCACGGCGACGCGGGGCAGGGCGGAGGTCACCGACGCGGCTAGAGTGAGGGGTGAGCGTGCCATGCCCCCAGGGTAGGTGTGCCGCGCCCCGTCCCCGTGTGCGCCACGCCCGGCGAGGAAGGTCCCGGATGACGCCGTCTCCCGATCCGGATGCCGCAGCTTCGGCTCCGCCGCTGGCGCGCGCCGGCATCGACCGTGCCGCCGAGGAGCGCGCCGAGGCGGGGCTCATCGACCGCCTGCGCGGGAATGCGGACACGCGTGTCGTCGCCGTCCACGGCGACCGCGCGCCGCTGACGGCGGACGGCAGCCTGCGCACGGTCGCGGTCGAGGCGATCCGCGACGGCGTGAAGTGGGGCTTTCTCGGACGCGACGAGACCGGCCGCGCGCTCCTCGTCGCCGCGGCGGGGGCGCAGGCCCCGTCGCCGCTGCGCGCCGACCCCGGTGAGGGCGCACCGGGAGCCGCGCCCGACGGGTGGGGCGCGCTGCGCGCGGTCGGCGGGGAGATGCCCGCTGTCGACGCGGGGGTGTTCGTCGAGGCTGTCGCGCTCGGCGGCTGGCTCGTGGCGGCGCCATTCTGCTCGGCGTGCGGTGGGCGCACCGAGGTGCGCAGCGCCGGCTGGTCGCGGCACTGCCCGTCGTGCGGGCGGGAGCACTTCCCCCGCACCGATCCCGCCGTGATCGTCGCGGTCACGACGCCCGACCGGGAGCGGCTGCTGCTCGGCAAGAACGCCCTGTGGGCCGACCGCAACATGTACTCGACGTTCGCGGGATTCGTCGAGGCGGGGGAGTCGCTGGAGGCGACGATCGTGCGCGAGGTGGCGGAGGAGGCCGGCGTCACCGTCAGCGCCGCCGCCTACCGCGGCTCGCAGGCGTGGCCGTACCCGCGTTCGCTGATGCTCGGCTTCCACGCGACCGCCGCCGACCCCGAGGCCGCCCGCGCCGACGGCGAGGAGATCGTCGATGTCCGCTGGTTCACCCGCGCGGAGCTGACCGCCGCGTTCGCCGGTGAGGCGGATTTCGCGTTGCCGGGCACGGCGTCCATCGCGCACCGCCTCATCGCCGATTGGGTGGCGATGCCGGAATGAGCGAGCGGGCGCTCGAGGGACTCGACGAGCAGCAGCGCGAAGCGGCATCCGTCCTCCGGGGACCGGTGTGCGTGCTCGCCGGCGCCGGCACCGGCAAGACGCGCGTCATCACCCGGCGCATCGCGCACGGCGTCGACACCGGCGCCTACTCGCCGGGCCGGGTCATGGCGGTGACGTTCACGGCCAAGGCGGCGGGGGAGATGCGCGGCCGTCTGCGCGCCCTGGGCGTGGAGGGCGTTGCGGCGCGCACGTTCCACGCGACCGCGCTCGCCCAGCTGAACTTCTTCTGGCCGCAGCTGGCGAACGACACCGCGCCGTCGATCATCGACAACAAGGTGCGGGTGCTCGGCCAGGCCGCTGATGCGCTGCGCCTGCGCCTGGACGGCGCGACCCTGCGGGATGTGGCGAGTCGCATCGAGTGGCGCAAAGTCGCGATGCGCACGATCGAGCAGGATGCCGCGGCCCACCCCGAGGGGCTCTCGCAGGCTCTGGACGCGCACGCGCTCGCGGAACTGCAGCACCGGTACGAGAAGCTCAAGGACGAGCGCCGCCAGCTCGACTTCGAGGACGTGCTGCTCGCGTGCGCGGGGATGCTGGAGTCCGAGCCCCGTGTCGCCGCCGCCGTCCACGAGCAGTACCGCCACCTCACGGTGGACGAGTTCCAGGACGTCTCGCCCGTGCAGCATCGGCTGCTGGAACTGTGGCTCGGCGATCGCCGCGATCTGTGTGTCGTCGGCGACGCGAGCCAGACTATCTACTCGTTCGCGGGGGCGGACCCGCACTACCTGCTGGAGTTCGCCGACCGGTACGAGGACGCCACCGTCGTGCGGCTGGAGCGCAACTACCGCTCCGACCCCGCGATCCTCGACGTCGCGAACGCGCTCATGCGAGGGCGTGCGGGTGCACTGGAGCTCCGGTCGGCGCGACGGGCGGGGCCGGTCCCCGTCGTGACGGCGTACGAGGACGACGGCGCCGAGGCCGACGGTGTCGCCGCGGCGATCGCGGCGCAGATCGCGGCGGGCATCGAGCCCGACCGGATCGCGGTGCTGTACCGCGCCAACGCGCAGTCCGCGCCGCTGCTGGCGGCGCTGGCCTCGCGCGGGATCGCCGCGACCGTGCTGGGCGGCAAGCGCTTCTTCGACCTGCCGGAGGTGCGCCAGGCGGTGATGGCGCTGCGGGGCGCCTCGGTGGCGCCCGTCGAGACGACGTTCCTCGCGGCGGTCCGCGACGTGCTGCGCTCCCTCGGCCTCACCGACGACCCGCCGCCGGCCGGTGGAGCGCTGCGCGACGCCTGGGAGGCGCGCGCGGCCGTCCTGCGCCTGGCCGAAGAGGCGCCGGCGGACATGACGCTGCGGCGCTTCACCGACGAACTGCTCGCCCGCGGTCGCGACCAGCACGAGCCTTCGCTGCGGACGGTCACCCTCGCGACGCTCCACGCCGCGAAGGGCCTGGAGTGGGATCACGTGCACCTCGTGGGCCTGGCGGAGGGCCTGCTGCCCATCTCGTACGCGACCGGGTCCGAGGCGATCGACGAGGAACGGCGGCTGACCTACGTGGGCATCACGCGGGCTGCGCGCACGCTGTCGCTGAGCTGGTCGGAGCGATCGGGGGCGCGGCAGCGCCAGCGCTCTCGCTTTCTGCAGGAGATCGGTCCGGGGCCGATCGCGACCGGTGGTCGCCGTCCGCCGGCGGGTCGAGCGGCGGGTCCTCGACGGTCCGGCACAGGCACGCCGGATGCGGGCGATGCGCGTGCCACATCCGCCGGACGTCGTCCGAGCTGATCGTCACGGACACGCCCGCGGCGTCGGCGACGGCGATGCCGCGCAGCATGCGGGCGCCGAGGACCGCCGCCTCGACGAGAAGCGCCGGATCGGTGTGCGTGGGCTCGCGCCCGAGCAGCTGCGCGGCCAGGAGCGGCCACGTCGGGTCGGCGTCGGTGCGGTGCGCGTGCACGCACGCGAGGCAGGCGGTGCGTCCGGGGACGACGAGGGGACCGACGCGCACCCGATCGCCCGCCAGCTCGATCGGCAGGTGCACGATGTCGGCGGCCATCAGCCGGGCAGCACGGCGCGGATCCAGCATCCGCTCGGCGACGACGACCACGGGAAGGCGCGAGGGCGGCGGCGCGCTCTCCCAGCGCGTCAGCGACGCGACGTGGACGCCGGCGGCCCGCCACCCCGCCTCGAGCGCTTCGTGGCCGGCCACGCCGAGACTCTCGGGGACCTCCAGCCGCACGACCGGCGCCGACGCGTCATCGGTGATGAGCGCCCCGCCGATGCGGGCCGCGAACCGCTCGGCGTCGTCGCCGTCGGCGCCCATCGTGCGCGCGAGCGGAACCAGCATCGCATCGGGGATGCCGTCGGTCAGCGCGTCGAGCAGTCGCTCCTGCCAGCCGGTGACATCGTCCACGCGCACCGCCTGATCGGTCCCCAACTGCAGGCTGGAGGGCGTGCGCCACAGGGGCGGGTGCGAGGGGGCCAGTCGGAGCATGCCCCGATCATGCCCGCCTCGCACCCGCGGCGGGCGCGCTGTCCACAGGCCCGTTTCGAGATCCGCCGAATCGGCCGCCTGTGGAGGAGGCGATGATCACCGCGGCGGATCAGCCCGTGTGCCCACGCGTCTTCGCCGAATCCTCACCCCCGCGCCGAACCCTCGCGCTCAGACGCGCCCAGCGGTGAGGGCTCGGTGCACAGGTGAGGGTTCGGCGTCGGGGCCTGCTGCGGCGCGGTGCGTGTTGCGGCGCGGCGGATCAGACCGGGCGAGGATCCTCCGGGGTGCCGGGATTCTCCGGTGAGCCCGGATCCTCCGGGGCGGCCGGGGTATTCGTAGCACCCGGACCCGCGGCATCCGCCGGGTCCTGCGCGGCCTGGGCCAGCAACTCGTCCAGCGCCTCATCGAACGCGTCGCGCGCGGGCTCCTCGCCGCGGGCGCGCGCCTGCAGCCGAGCGATCAGCGCCTGCGGGTCGTCGATGTCCTCGGCCGCCGGCATGAGGTCGGGGTAGTCCCAGAGGCTGTCGCGGGCCTCGATGCCCACGGCGTCGGTCACCGCGCGCCACATGGCGGCCGCCTCGCGCAGGCGCCGCGGGCGCAGCTCGAGCCCGACGAGCGACGCCATCGCCTGCTCGGCGGGGCCGCCCACGGCGCGGCGCCGCCGCACCGCCTCGGCGATCTTCGCCGCGGCAGGGAGGCGCCCGGTCGCGTCGCTGGTCACGACGTCGACCCATCCTTCGATCGTGGCGAGCAGATTCTCCAGGCGGGTCAGGGCGGCATCCTGCGCGGGCGTGCGCTGCGGCAGCAGGGCGCCGGACTCGATGGCGGCCTTCAGCTCTTCGGGGGAGGACGGGTCGAAGCGCGACGCGAGCTCCTCGAGGGCGCCGGTGTCGACGTGGATGCCGCGGGCGAACTCCGTCACCTGTGAGATGACGTGCAGGCGCAGCCAGCGCGCGTGGCGGAACAGGCGCGCATGAGCGAGCTCCCGGGTACCGAGGTACAGCGCGAGCTGGTCGTCGGTCACGTCGAGATCGCGTGAGAAGTCCGCGAAGTTCTGCGGCAGGATCGCCGCGACGCCGTCGGGCATGACCGGGATGCCGACATCGCCGCCGGAGACCACCTCGAGCGACAGCCGCCCGATGACGCCGCCGAGCTGGGCCGCGAACAGCGAGCCGCCGACGCGCCGCATGAAGGTTCCGGCGCCGGCGACGAGCTGGCGCATCTCTTCCGGGGTCTGCTCGTCGAGAGCGGACGTGAGCGCCCCGGCGATGGAGTCGGCGACCGGCTCGGCGAGCTCCTGCCACACCGGCAGCGTCTGCTCCACCCACTGGCCCCGTGTGATCGCCTGCGGCGGGGCGGCGAGATCGGAGATCGTCGTGGCCTCGCTCAGCCACAGCGTCGCGAGCGAGAACGCCTGGTCGAAGTCGTGCTTGGTGCCGGTGGTGATGCTCAGGCCGTCCTTGTTGGCCAGATGGAGCGCCTGCGTCTTCGCGGCGCTCCAGTCGATCCCGTCGGCCGCTCCGCCACCGCTGGTGAAGGCGTGCTGCAGCTGGGCCATGATCTGCTGCAGCATCGCCGGGTCCACGCCCATGCGGGACAGTCCTTCCAGCTGAGCGGGGTCGAAGCCCGCCGCGCCGCCGCCGAGCAGATTGCGCAGCAGCTCCTGGAACTCGTCGTCTCCGGAACGGTCCGGGCTGTCGTCATCAGTCATGTCAGGCGCCTTTCAGCGGGCGGTTCTCGTCCCGTCCTACGCTAGTCGCAGCACTTCCCCGCACGGCCGCCGAGGCCCGCCACGGAGGATGTCGCGTGTACGCCGATCGCGAACGATCGGCCGGAAAGGTCTGACGTGGCATTGTTCGACGAGAACACGACGATCGTGCCCGCGCGTCGCGCGCCCATGAGCCGCACGACGCTCATCGGCGTCTGGTCGCTCGCGGTCGCGCTCGTGGCGCTGCTGGCGCTCACCCTCATCCCTACGTCGTTCGTCATCCAGCGCCCCGGTCCCGTCTTCAACACGCTCGGCACCTCCACCGACGCCGCCGGCGACGAGGTGCCGCTGATCTCGGTGTCCGGCGCGGAGACCTTCCCCACCTCCGGCTCGCTCGACCTGCTGACCGTGCAGGTCGTCGGCAACCGCGACCGGACGCCGTCGTGGTTCGAGCTGGCCCTGGCGTGGTTCGATCCGTCGAAGGCGGTCATCCCGATCGATCAGGTGTTCCCGCAGGGACAGAGCACCGAGGAGCGCAATCAGGAGAGCGCCGTCATGATGGTCGACTCCCAGAAGGAGGCGACCGCTGCGGCGCTGACGGAACTCGGCTACGACGTCAAGCCGATGGTCCGCGTCTACGCCCTGACCGACGACTCGGCGGCGGCAGGCGTGCTCGAACCCGACGACATCATCCGTGCCGCCGACGGACAGCCCATCACCGAGACCGATGAGCTGCGGGCGATCATCAACGACGCCGACGGGGCGCCGGTGCAGCTCACGATCGACCGCGGCGGCCAGACGCTCACCGAGAGCATCACCCCGAAGCAGGCCACCGTCGACGGCGAGACGACGTGGCTCATCGGCATCACGACGCTGCACGACTACGACTTCCCGATCGACGTCACGATCCAGCTCGACAACGTCGGCGGACCCAGCGCGGGCATGATGTTCGCGCTCGGGATCATCGACACCCTCAGCGGCGGGGACCTCAACGGGGGCGAGGAGGTGGCCGGAACGGGCACGATCGACTCCTCCGGAACGGTCGGGCCGATCGGCGGCATCCGGCAGAAGATGTACGGCGCGAAGGATGCCGGCGCCACGTGGTTCCTCGCCCCGAAGGACAACTGCGACGAGGTCGTCGGGCACATCCCCGCGGGGCTGCGCGTGTTCTCGGTCGCCACCCTCGACGACGCGCTCGACGTGCTCGCCGCCATCCGCGGCGACGGCGACCTGGACGCGCTGCCCACCTGCGAATAGCCACAGCATCCGCCCAGAGTCGGCCCGCCTAAGATGGACGGGTGACCACGACCTCAGCGCCGAACCAGGCCACGCCCAATCCCCTCCGTCGCGCGATCGCGATCACGCTCGCCGTCATCGCCGCCATCGTGGTGGGGTTCTTCGTCTTCGCGAGTCTCTACGCCGACTGGCTGTGGTTCGACCAGCTGGGCTTCTCGAGCGTGCTGTGGACGCAGTGGACCGCGCGTGTGGTGATGTTCGTCATCGGGTTCCTCGCGATGGCCGTGCCGGTGTTCGTGGCGATCCAGCTCGCGTACCGGCTGCGCCCGGTCTACGCACGGCTGACGTCGCAGCTCGACCACTACCAGGAGGTCGTGGAGCCCCTCCGGCGCCTGGCCATGTGGGGCATCCCGGTCTTCTTCGGGTTCTTCGCCGGCTTCGCCGCATCGGCGCAGTGGGAGACCGTGTGGCTGTGGGCCAACCGCGTGGACACGGGTGTCCCGGACCCCCAGTTCCAGATGGACACCGGGTTCTACCTGTTCTCGCTGCCGTTCTTCACGACGGTGCTCGGCTTCGCATCGGCGGTGCTGCTCGTCTGCCTCATCGTGACGGCGCTGGTGGCCTACCTCTACGGGTCGGTGCGCGTCGGGCAGCGGGAGCTGCGCATCTCCAAGGCCGCGCGCATCCAGCTCGCGGTGCTTGCGGGGCTCTACCTGCTCGTGCAGGCGGTGAGCCTCTGGGTCGACCGGTACAAGACCCTCACGTCGCAGGGCGATCGGATCACCGGCGCCAGCTACGTCGACGACCACGCCATCATCCCGGGCCTGACGATCCTCGCGATCGCGGCGGTCATCGTCGCGGCGCTCTTCTTCGTCACCGCGATCGTGGGGCGCTGGCGCTTCCCGCTGATCGGCACGGGCCTGCTCATCATCTCCTCGCTGATCGTCACCGTCGCCTACCCGTGGGTGCTCTTCAACGTCTCGGTGCGCCCCAACCAGGAGACGCTCGAGAGCCCGTACTACCAGCGCAACATCGACGCCACGAAGGCCGCGTACGGCATCGACGGGCTGGAGAAGAACGACTTCCAGGCGGTCACCGACGTCGAGCCCGGGCAACTGCGGGCCGATGCCGAGACCACGGCATCCATTCGCATCATGGACCCCGCGATCATCTCGCCGACCGTGCGGCAGCTCGAGCAGTACCGGGCGTACTACAAGTTCACCGACCCGCTCGACGTCGACCGCTACCAGATCGACGGGCAGAGCCAGGACACCGTCGTCTCGGTGCGCGAGCTGAACATGGACGAGCTCGGCCAGGCGGCGTCGTGGTACAACACGACCCTCGTATACACCCACGGCTACGGCATGGTCGCCGCGAAGGGCAACGAGCGCACCGCCGACGGCAACCCCGTCTTCGTCGAGCGGGGCATCCCCACCACCGGCGCCCTGACCACGGGGGAGGAGTACGAGCCGCGGGTCTACTTCGGCGAGTCCTCGCCGACGTACTCGATCGTCGGCGCCCCGGAGGGTCGCGACTCGATCGAGCTGGACTATCCGCGCGGCACCGACGGCGGTGCGCGCACCACGAACACCTTCTCGGGCAACGGCGGGCCGAACATCGGCGATCCGTTCAACCGGCTGATCTACTCGCTGAAGTTCCAGTCCACCGACATCCTCTTCTCCGACGCGATCAACGAGGAGTCGCAGATCCTCTACGACCGCAGCCCCGTCGAGCGCGTGCAGAAGGTCGCGCCGTACCTCGAGCTCGACAACGACCCGTATCCGTCGGTGGTCGACGGCCGGATCGTGTGGATCATCGACGGCTACACCCTGAGCGCCGACTACCCGTACTCGCAGGTCGTGAGCCTGCGCGACGCGATCAGCGACACCACCAACACGACGCCGCGCGTCGCGCTGGACGACGTCAACTACATCCGCAACTCCGTCAAGGCGACCGTGGATGCGTACGACGGCTCGGTGACGCTGTACGCGTGGGACGAGACCGACCCGCTGCTGCAGGCGTGGCAGAAGGTGTACCCGTCGACGCTGAAGCCGGTCTCGGACATGAGCGGCGACCTCATGAGCCACGTCCGCTACCCGACCGACCTGTTCAAGGTGCAGCGCGCCATGCTCGGCACCTACCACGTCGACGACGCGCAGTCGTTCTACCAGCGCGACAACGCCTGGAAGACGCCGGACGACCCGACCCAGACGAACCCCGTGCTGCAGCCGCCGTACTACCTGACGATGCAGATGCCCGATCAGGATGCGCCGAGCTACTCCATGTTCACGACGTTCATTCCCGGCGGCGACGACACGCGCAACGTCCTCATGGGCTACCTGTCGGTGGACTCGGATGCCGGGGCCGAGGACGGCACGAGGAACGAGAACTACGGCAAGCTCCGGATGCTGGAGATCAACGCCGAGACGCCCGTCCCGGGCCCCGGTCAGGTGCAGAACACGTTCAACGCCGACCCGGACGTCTCCGCGTTCATCAACATCCTCAAGCAGGGCCAGTCGGAGGTGCTCAACGGCAACCTGCTGACCCTTCCGGTCGGTGGCGGCCTGCTGTACGTGCAGCCGGTGTTCGTGCAGTCCTCGGGCTCGACGAAGCTGCCGACGCTGCAGAAGGTGCTCGTGGGCTTCGGCGACCAGATCGCGTTCGAGGACACCCTGCAGGGCGCGCTGGACGTGCTCTTCGGCGGCGACTCCGGCGCGAACGCGGGCGACGGTGGCACCGAGGTCACCCCGACGCCGGCACCGACCGAGTCCGGCGAGCCCGGTGACGGCGGTGCCACCGACGGCGGTTCGGGCACCGGCACGGACGTCGCGTTCCAGGCGGCACTGCAGGAGGCGCAGCAGGCGATGCTCGACCGCCAGGCGGCGCTGACGGCGGGCGACTGGACGAAGTACGGCGAGGCCGATGCCCGGCTGACCGCCGCCGTCGAGAAGCTGCTGCAGCTGAGCGGCGACTGACCCGCATCCTCGTCGCGAGCCGGTCCGCTCCTCGAGCGGGCCGGCTTTCGCCGAGCGGGCCCGCTACGGCGGGCGGGAGCGGGCGCACTCGACGACATTGGGCGCACTCGGCTTGACGCCGCTCGGCGGAGTCAGGTGTGGCGGGGTCAGGCGCCCAGGGCGTACCAGATGAGGAGCAGCGTCACGGCGAAGCCGGTGAACTGGTTGAGCCAGAGAAAGCGATCCCAGCCGCGGGTGGCGGTCGCGGCATCCGCGTCGGCGACGCTGCGATACGGCCAGACCGTCGCCAGGTACGGCACCGCCAGCAGCGCCGCCAGGGGGCCCGGCCAGCTCGCAGCCAGCATGACGAGGCCCGCGAGCGCGTAGCAGCCCAACGCAAGACGGACGGTGCGCTGCGCGCCGAACGCGGTCGCGATGGAGCCGATGCCCGCCTCGCGGTCGGCGACGACGTCCTGCACGGCGCCGAACGCGTGTGAGGCGACACCCCACAGGGCGAATGCCACGATGATCGCCGCGAGCGGCCAGGTCCAGGTCGCGCCGGCGAGGACTAGCCCGTAGACCGCGGGGGAGAAGAAGTGGATGCTGCTGGTGACCGAGTCCGCCACCGGACGCTCCTTCAGGCGCAGCGGAGGCGCGGAGTAGAACACGACGAAGAACAGGCTCGCGGCGAGCACGAGCCAGGATGCGGGCGACCCGACCGCGACGAGGAACGCGACGAACGGGGCGCACGACAGTCCCGCCGCCCAGAGGGTGATCCGGTGGAAGCGCCGGTCCAGAACCGCGCCGTGCGCACCGCCCTTGCGCGGATTGCGGAGGTCCGACTCGTAATCGAAGACGTCATTGATCCCGTACATCGCGAGGTTGTACGGGATGAGGAAGAACAGGGTGCCGACGATGAGCACGGCATCGATCTCGCGCGTCGTCAG from Microbacterium aurum carries:
- a CDS encoding prenyltransferase; this translates as MSAVATIRQLLVASRPVSWVNTAYPFAAAYLLTTREIDAVLIVGTLFFLIPYNLAMYGINDVFDYESDLRNPRKGGAHGAVLDRRFHRITLWAAGLSCAPFVAFLVAVGSPASWLVLAASLFFVVFYSAPPLRLKERPVADSVTSSIHFFSPAVYGLVLAGATWTWPLAAIIVAFALWGVASHAFGAVQDVVADREAGIGSIATAFGAQRTVRLALGCYALAGLVMLAASWPGPLAALLAVPYLATVWPYRSVADADAATATRGWDRFLWLNQFTGFAVTLLLIWYALGA
- a CDS encoding UPF0182 family membrane protein, with amino-acid sequence MTTTSAPNQATPNPLRRAIAITLAVIAAIVVGFFVFASLYADWLWFDQLGFSSVLWTQWTARVVMFVIGFLAMAVPVFVAIQLAYRLRPVYARLTSQLDHYQEVVEPLRRLAMWGIPVFFGFFAGFAASAQWETVWLWANRVDTGVPDPQFQMDTGFYLFSLPFFTTVLGFASAVLLVCLIVTALVAYLYGSVRVGQRELRISKAARIQLAVLAGLYLLVQAVSLWVDRYKTLTSQGDRITGASYVDDHAIIPGLTILAIAAVIVAALFFVTAIVGRWRFPLIGTGLLIISSLIVTVAYPWVLFNVSVRPNQETLESPYYQRNIDATKAAYGIDGLEKNDFQAVTDVEPGQLRADAETTASIRIMDPAIISPTVRQLEQYRAYYKFTDPLDVDRYQIDGQSQDTVVSVRELNMDELGQAASWYNTTLVYTHGYGMVAAKGNERTADGNPVFVERGIPTTGALTTGEEYEPRVYFGESSPTYSIVGAPEGRDSIELDYPRGTDGGARTTNTFSGNGGPNIGDPFNRLIYSLKFQSTDILFSDAINEESQILYDRSPVERVQKVAPYLELDNDPYPSVVDGRIVWIIDGYTLSADYPYSQVVSLRDAISDTTNTTPRVALDDVNYIRNSVKATVDAYDGSVTLYAWDETDPLLQAWQKVYPSTLKPVSDMSGDLMSHVRYPTDLFKVQRAMLGTYHVDDAQSFYQRDNAWKTPDDPTQTNPVLQPPYYLTMQMPDQDAPSYSMFTTFIPGGDDTRNVLMGYLSVDSDAGAEDGTRNENYGKLRMLEINAETPVPGPGQVQNTFNADPDVSAFINILKQGQSEVLNGNLLTLPVGGGLLYVQPVFVQSSGSTKLPTLQKVLVGFGDQIAFEDTLQGALDVLFGGDSGANAGDGGTEVTPTPAPTESGEPGDGGATDGGSGTGTDVAFQAALQEAQQAMLDRQAALTAGDWTKYGEADARLTAAVEKLLQLSGD